A stretch of DNA from Triticum dicoccoides isolate Atlit2015 ecotype Zavitan chromosome 2A, WEW_v2.0, whole genome shotgun sequence:
gttttttgcaaaaaaattaccGTAAACATGATGTTTTCTGTAAAAAAAATGTATTATGATGTTTTTCGCAAATCTAGTCTTTAAAGTGAtggttttgtgcaatttactctagaaaaaaaagaagagataaaaaacaaataaaaccgaagaaaaaaaagcaaaaaactgGACCGAGAAGATGCACAACAAAAAGATGAAAGAAGTAGTTAGGCATaacaagtgagctgagctgtcccaATTAGTAAAGTGAGTGGAAGTAAATCAAGAAGTTGGGAGTTCAACTagcacctactccctccgttcctaaatataaatctttttaaacatttcaaatggactacaatatacggatgtatgtagacatattttagagtatggattcacttattttgctctgtatgtagtcacttgttaaaatgtctaaaaagacttatatttaggaacggagggagtacttttaaaAGAttattaaaaaagaaaaagaaaaataggaCAGGCCCAAGATGGAGGGGGTGTGCGCCGACGGGCTGATGAATCGGCTGTATACGTCTACGTACAGCAAATATGTGTCACATGCGAAGGTGGGGTATACCTTATGGTGACCATACTGTTTTTATACGGTCTTTATACGGTTTGCGAGGGGTGTATCGAAGCAAGGTTCTTCTTTGTATTCCAATGACGTTTTCTGCTTGATGCTGCATTGAACATACAAGAGCTTATACAGAAATAAGCAGGGGTCAGAATACAGAGGATGGCGGGTTGTTGTATTAGTAAACAACTTGCTCAACTACTCCTGATCTCATCTCATCAGCAGGGCTCATTAGTCCTCATCCTAGTCACCTAGTACGTGGTAAGCACAGCTCGCACAAATCTAAAAGACTAAAAACATCGTTAAAGTCTTAATTTGACATCTACTGCCATTCGCAAATTACATTTTAAAACTACATTATTGCCCACATGGTGGCAAGTCTTATTGACTTGCATTAAACTTGAAGACTTGGAAGGCTATCAGAAGTCATCTGCAATTTGCACAAAAACCCAATCAGAGCAGTGACAGCTCTCTCTTCCTCTTCTCCGATTGTGACCATGAATGGAGCTCAGAACCTGAACCATGGCCGAACCGCCTACCACTTCCAGCCTGCCAAGTGCTGGCAAAATGGTACGCACTTCAAATTTGCGCTTTCGCGCGCTGTTATCTGATCAATCCACATGATTTTGTAAGTAATTTTCACTACATTTTTGTTGATCCCCGTCTGCGATCCCTGAATTTGGACGATCACGCCACGACGGATCGATGAAAACTTGCAGACCCCAATGGTACGTGCTAATCAGCCACTTAAACTTGGTTAGTGCAAGATTAATGATAGACCATGAGCTAGTTAGAGTGACAGTTACTTTCCGTTGCACGTGCAGGCCCAATGTACCACAACGGCATGTACCACTTCTTCTACCAGTACAACCCTCGCGGCCCGACCTGGGGCGACGGCAAGCTGTCATGGGGCCACTCCGTCTCCGGCGATCTCGTGAACTGGGCCGACGTTGGCAATGCGTTGGACCCTACCTCCCCGTTCGACGTCAACGGCTGCTGGTCGGGCTCCGCCACCGTCCTCCCCGGCGGCCGCCCGGCGATCCTCTACACCGGCATGGACGACGCCAACAAGGCGCAGGTGCAGAACGTGGCCTTCGCCAAGAACCCATCGGACCCGCTCCTCCGCGAGTGGGAGAAGCCCAGCTGCAACCCGGTCATCCCCATGCCGGAGGACGTCACTGGCAACAACTTCCGCGATCCCACGGAGGCGTGGCGTGGCCGCGACGGCCTATGGAGGGTCGCCGTCGCCGCTGAGGTCGCCGGCGTGGGCTCCTTGCTCGTGTACCGGAGCgcggacttcctccattgggagcgCAATGCTGGCGCGCCTCTGCATGCCGCCAGCTCGCGCGACGGGGACGGCCCCGCCGTGCTGGAGTGCCCGGACCTGTTCCCGATGGCGGCACCCGGCGCGATGGAGGGGCTCGACGTGTCGGCGAGCCGCGCCGGGGTGCTGCACGTGCTCAAGCTCAGCGACTTCGCCAAGGAGGACCACTACATGGTCGGGCGGTACGACGACGAGAAGGACACCTTCACGCCGGCAGAGCCCGAGTGCGGCGGCGACTGCGCCAACTGGCGCCGGCTCGACCACGGCCACCTGTACGCGTCCAAGTCCTTCTACGACGCCCGCAAGAAGCGGCGCGTGCTGTGGGCGTGGGTGGACGAGACCGACGGCGGCGGCGAAGGCAGAGGGTGGGCCGGCATCCAGGCGTTCCCGAGGGCGATGTGGCTGGACACCGACGGGAAGCGGCTGGTGCAGTGGCCAGTCGAAGAGATCGAGACACTGAGGAGGAAGCGGGTCGGTCTGCAGTGGGCGACGGAGGTGGAGGCCGGCGGcaggaaggagatcgccggcatcgTGAGCTCGCAGGCGGACGTGCAGGCGGTCTTCGAGATCCCGAACCTGGAGGAGGCGGAGACGCTGGACCCGAAGTGGCTGCAGGATCCCAAGGGGCTGTGCGCCGAGAAGGGCGCGTCCGTGCCGGGCGCAGTCGGGCCGTTCGGGCTCCTCGTCATGGCCTCCGGCGACCTGAAGGAGCACACCGCCATCTTCTTCAGGGTGTTCAAGCACCTTGACACGTACAAGGTTCTCATGTGCACCGACCTCACGAAGTACGTATCCTTGACATCTGCTTCAAGAAAACAAAACATGACAGTTTGTGAATCTATCTAGAAAGAAAAGGCATGTAAATTTCTGAACATCTTTTTGCAAACATGGACAATGCATGCGCAGGTCATCTACGAGAGCAGAAGGGGTAAAAATCCCGTCCTACGGGGCATTTCTGGACGTGGACGTGGAGAAGGACAAGAGCCTGTCGCTCAGAACACTGGTGAGTTCAGTCCATTTGCCTTGAAAACTAGTATAGGCCGGGCATACGCACACAAACAACATGGTACCAAGCAGACCGATATCATTAACACACGCCGTGTATACACACAGATCGATCACACGGTGGTGGAGAGCTTCGCCGACGGCGGGAGGACGTGCATGACGGCTCGCATGTACCCGGAGCACGCGGCGACGAGCAGCAGCCGGCTGTACGCGTTCAACTACGGCGCCGGCGCCGTGAAGGTGTCCAAGCTGGAGGCCTGGGAGCTGGCCACGGCGGCTGTGAACGGTGGCGGCGTTATATAGCTCGGTTGCGACGGGCGGAAGTGGAGCGGCGCGCCTTGCGTGATAATTTGCGATGATTTATCCTATTTTTCGTAATAATGAAACAATTGGAAACATGTTGGAGTGACTAAGGATTAAGGAGAATTTAGTAAATCGAGCGTAGGATTTGATTCGAGCAAACGGTTTTGTGTTGTATCATGTGTTTATGTTACATCTCTTGTTTTAGATGCATTGTTTCTAGCGCATCTCTGTTTTTGAGATTGTTTGTGCCGCTACAGCCCTTACTGTGTGTAACTAGTGGCGGATCCAGGAATTGAAGTAACGAACATTCAATAAAAAAGTAGATACAAATGCAAGTCTAATCAACCAAAACTCATATACAAAATACTAAATGAAAAGGGCATAAGTTTTGGAGTGAAGCATAAGAAGGTCTCTATTAACATGGTTTTTTGTTTTTCATTAttaaactttgaccataaatttaactaacaatatATAAATTACATGTCATAGAAATAATACGCTATGTACTTTGACCATAAACTTCCACCAAGCCAGAACATCCTggatgggtgttcttcaagtgCAAAAAAGATGGGGTATGTACTTGTTTTGATTCGATTATTCACCGGAGTCGGCGCAATGTCGGACGCTCATCGTTTTGCTCAAGTGTGTAGGATAAATTTGAGTTTTGGTACcgggaagaagattacatcgatcaTTTTATAGCATGAAATTCGATAGATGCTCGTGCACTCGTTGCTAGAATAgatgctagagatgagactagatgCGAAGCAACTCGAATTTGTCAGAATCGAAGAAGAAGTGTGGAAGCTCGAGAAGCCAATACAGAgaatcaacaatgaagacatagagaaAATATTAATCCAACTTGTGAGAGCCATTATGAAAGTTGGATTTTTTTAAATGTctaattgtggttcttgttttctttgatttTGTTCTTGTAGCGAAGAATTGATGAATTATGTACTCCAATGTATTAAATGTCGTTGAATGAAATAAACAAAAAAATATGTTTAGGTGACAAAAAATGAAATGCAAATGAAAAAAAAATAATCCGTTATATATAAGGGGTCGGTTATATATATGGCCCGATAAAAACTTAGTGAAATAAAAATACTCCACTAAAGGTTTGCTCGCCAGATCCTCCGCTATTTTTAGAGGATCGATTAGAGTTGCCCTCATCCATCCTTCGGCCCGTTCTCTCTTGTTCTTTCTACCTCTCATCCTGCAAAATCGGATGGCAACGGAACCGTCCGCCCCTTAGCTCAAGAATAGAATATTCGATTGATAGATTTTTGCCTTTTTTTTCTTATCAGCTAGGTTTTTCCTTACGAGAAAGCTATCTTCCTGCCGACTGGTTGTTTGTAACAGATCCACACTATTTGGATGCCGTCCGTTCCGTATCCAACGGGGTgtgttttgctcatgtgtttcaGACGTCGCTGTCGCTGTCATCCGAACGTCGTTGTCGATCCCGCTCCCATTGAACGTCGCTGTCGCtgctgttttttttttcattttttcctttctGATCCAAAGGAACGTAGTTGTCGCCCTTTTTTTCGTTTGTCCTTTCCGATCCAAATGATGCTCCTTATTGTTTTCGATCCCGCTCCCACTGAACGTCGCTGTCGCtgctgttttttttttcattttttcctttctGATCGAAAGGATCGTAGTTATCGCCCTTTTTTTCGTTTGTCCTTTCCGATCCAAATGATGCTCCTTATTGTTTTCTTTTCTTGCGTATTGATTATCAGTTTCAACGAGTAAAAAAACAACATGCAAAGTAGGGTTTGAACCCAGGTCTGTTCAATGTCGTACGATGTCAATAACCGACTCACCTGATACTACTTGTTGTCTTATAAATGGAAACTATCTATGTGACCTTTTTAAACCCCATGGTAGGAAATAAAAAACTGTATTTTTGTTGTTTGTTGGCCCATTCTTGTACTTCCCCGTCCTAAAATATGTGACTCGGATTTGTACTAATTCATACAGAGGAAGTACATTATTTCATATACATTATAAGTTGTGGAATATCATGATGACTCACACATCACAGACTTGATAATTTATGTACCTGAGTCCTGATAACTTttgacgtgtgtgtgtgtgtgttgggtgaTCAAATATCCCCCGGTAATTTTTGTGTGAATAACATGGTAACTCAGATATCGAAGACCCGAtaacttattgttggggaacgtagcagaattttaaaattttctacgcatcaccaagatcaatgtaTGGAGTCATctggcaacgagggagagaggagtgcatctacatacccttgtagatcgcgcgcggaagcgttcaagagaacggggttgatggagtcgtactcgtcgtgatccaaatcgccgatgacctagcgccgaacggacggcacctccgcgttcaacacacgtacggttgggaagacgtctcctccaacttgatccagcaagggggaagaagaggttgatgaagatccagcagcacgacggcgtggtggtggaagcaacgatgATCTCGGCAGGgcctcgccaagctcagggagagggaggagtgtcacgggagggagagggaggcgccaggggctagggtgcggctgccctccctcccccactatatataggacccctaggggggcgccggccctaggagattgaatctccaaggggggcggcggccaaggggggtggagtgcccccgaagccaagtggggcgcccccacccctagggtttccaaccctaggcgcaggggaggcccatgggggggggggggcgcaccagcccactagggactggttcccctcccacttcggcCCATGGGGCCCATGGGACCTTCCCCTCCCACTTCGgcccaactttcgggttaccgtatgctaatatctcaacaaccctagagtcaccgaaccttaagtgtgtagaccctacgggttcgggagacacgcagacatgaccgagacgactctccggtca
This window harbors:
- the LOC119356676 gene encoding beta-fructofuranosidase, insoluble isoenzyme 7-like yields the protein MNGAQNLNHGRTAYHFQPAKCWQNDPNGPMYHNGMYHFFYQYNPRGPTWGDGKLSWGHSVSGDLVNWADVGNALDPTSPFDVNGCWSGSATVLPGGRPAILYTGMDDANKAQVQNVAFAKNPSDPLLREWEKPSCNPVIPMPEDVTGNNFRDPTEAWRGRDGLWRVAVAAEVAGVGSLLVYRSADFLHWERNAGAPLHAASSRDGDGPAVLECPDLFPMAAPGAMEGLDVSASRAGVLHVLKLSDFAKEDHYMVGRYDDEKDTFTPAEPECGGDCANWRRLDHGHLYASKSFYDARKKRRVLWAWVDETDGGGEGRGWAGIQAFPRAMWLDTDGKRLVQWPVEEIETLRRKRVGLQWATEVEAGGRKEIAGIVSSQADVQAVFEIPNLEEAETLDPKWLQDPKGLCAEKGASVPGAVGPFGLLVMASGDLKEHTAIFFRVFKHLDTYKVLMCTDLTKSSTRAEGVKIPSYGAFLDVDVEKDKSLSLRTLIDHTVVESFADGGRTCMTARMYPEHAATSSSRLYAFNYGAGAVKVSKLEAWELATAAVNGGGVI